A part of Paenibacillus donghaensis genomic DNA contains:
- a CDS encoding substrate-binding domain-containing protein produces the protein MSEHTSFTTEEIAGLLKISKLKVYDLIKKGELPSYRVGKQMRVDLSDLEAYKQNSRSLTSTATASGHGVAASPSLSASSNEAIGPRSSQLHSGKTAPVNIVITGQDMSLDILATHLERSLPSARPLRSYAGSLDSLIAMYHGESDIVSTHLLDGDTGEYNLPYIRRLLVGFSYIVVRMLTRSAGLYVRAGNPLGLREWSQLDQPGLRLVNREQGSGARVLLDEQLRLHGIRATDIQGYQTVENSHLAVAGRVARGEADVGIGTEKAARIIDGVEFVPLVQEQYDLVMVKQPGREGWIAAVLDTLRSEAFRNELGSIHGYDLSETGTIIYETP, from the coding sequence ATGTCTGAGCATACATCCTTCACAACCGAAGAAATCGCCGGGCTGCTGAAGATTTCGAAATTAAAGGTTTATGACCTGATCAAAAAAGGCGAGCTGCCCTCCTACCGGGTCGGCAAGCAGATGCGTGTCGACCTCTCCGACCTGGAGGCTTACAAACAGAATTCGCGCAGCCTGACTTCAACCGCCACAGCAAGCGGGCATGGCGTGGCAGCATCGCCTTCACTCTCCGCCTCCTCCAACGAAGCCATCGGCCCCAGATCTTCACAGCTCCATAGCGGCAAAACAGCTCCGGTGAACATTGTCATAACCGGCCAGGATATGTCGCTGGATATTCTGGCTACCCATCTGGAGCGCTCGCTGCCTTCAGCGCGTCCGCTCCGCTCCTATGCCGGAAGCCTGGACAGCCTGATCGCGATGTATCACGGGGAATCCGACATCGTCAGCACCCATCTGCTGGACGGCGATACCGGCGAATACAATCTGCCCTACATCCGCAGGCTGCTGGTGGGATTCTCTTATATCGTAGTCCGCATGCTGACCCGCAGTGCCGGACTCTACGTCCGGGCAGGCAACCCTTTGGGATTACGCGAGTGGTCCCAGCTGGACCAGCCCGGTCTGCGTCTGGTTAACCGTGAACAAGGCTCCGGAGCCCGCGTGCTGCTGGATGAGCAGCTGCGTCTGCACGGCATCCGTGCCACGGACATTCAAGGCTATCAGACCGTAGAGAACAGCCATCTGGCCGTAGCCGGACGGGTGGCCAGAGGGGAAGCCGATGTCGGCATCGGCACAGAGAAGGCTGCCAGAATCATTGATGGCGTTGAGTTTGTTCCGCTTGTTCAGGAGCAGTATGATCTGGTCATGGTCAAGCAGCCCGGTCGTGAGGGCTGGATTGCCGCCGTGCTGGATACCCTGCGCTCCGAGGCGTTCCGCAATGAGCTTGGCTCCATTCACGGCTACGATCTCAGCGAGACCGGAACCATCATTTATGAGACGCCTTGA
- a CDS encoding deoxyguanosinetriphosphate triphosphohydrolase family protein, which produces MTLIEQREHRQYPEITRLETSRAAYERDYSRLIHSPTFRRLQGKSQVFGAGTGDYYRTRLTHSLEVAQIAREAAKSLLRSYPEVETGRAENPGLVIDPEVVECAAIAHDFGHPPFGHKGEEVLDSILERLIEDKTLEEARRAGAGPVQQQLIQETTKRRYEHFEGNAHNFRLIMFLEKRENIDGLNLSDAVLLGINKYPFPGTVLKKGMYLHEWEYISEIRSQWGIPAGKKTLEAQLMDLCDDIAYSAHDLEDGIKAGKIEVHEHFMHDAYTQQLVAEKITTLEDFFWLGWKEENIRVKVAEVLSSFLRVWMEKMPTCENDYSRTRREVKAYWVSTFVASLGVIEDGDWKKVTFIKDGREDEDMLRTVSVLKSFAWVTMIRDLRVQRLQKRSEWILRRLWGAFNDPDTSKAIIPSDWLQRFEKDQRQQKPIWTWEHMVIDYIAGMTDAFAEKIYNELYGLKVGSIYDLD; this is translated from the coding sequence ATGACACTAATCGAACAAAGAGAGCATCGGCAGTATCCGGAGATCACCCGCCTGGAAACCTCAAGAGCTGCTTACGAACGTGATTATTCGCGTCTGATTCATTCACCGACCTTCCGCCGGCTGCAGGGCAAATCACAGGTTTTTGGCGCAGGCACCGGCGATTATTACCGGACGCGCCTCACTCACTCGCTGGAGGTGGCGCAGATTGCCCGCGAGGCAGCCAAAAGCCTGCTCCGCTCCTACCCGGAGGTAGAAACCGGACGGGCAGAGAATCCGGGACTGGTCATCGATCCCGAGGTGGTGGAATGTGCGGCAATTGCCCATGATTTCGGCCACCCGCCGTTTGGGCACAAGGGTGAAGAGGTGCTTGACAGCATTCTGGAGCGGCTGATTGAAGACAAAACACTGGAAGAGGCGCGGCGGGCAGGCGCAGGTCCGGTGCAGCAGCAGCTGATTCAGGAGACTACGAAGCGGCGCTACGAGCATTTTGAGGGTAATGCCCATAATTTCCGGCTAATTATGTTCCTGGAGAAACGCGAGAATATCGACGGGCTGAACCTGTCCGATGCGGTGCTGCTGGGAATTAACAAATATCCTTTTCCCGGTACGGTGCTGAAGAAGGGGATGTACCTGCATGAATGGGAGTATATCTCTGAGATTCGCAGCCAGTGGGGCATTCCTGCCGGCAAGAAGACGCTGGAGGCCCAACTGATGGATCTGTGCGACGATATTGCTTATTCGGCCCATGACCTGGAGGATGGCATCAAGGCGGGCAAGATTGAGGTCCACGAGCATTTTATGCATGATGCGTATACCCAGCAGCTGGTCGCCGAGAAAATCACCACCTTGGAGGATTTCTTCTGGCTGGGGTGGAAGGAAGAGAACATCAGAGTGAAAGTGGCGGAGGTGCTCAGTTCCTTTCTGCGCGTCTGGATGGAGAAGATGCCCACCTGTGAGAATGATTATTCCCGTACCCGCCGTGAAGTGAAGGCTTATTGGGTCAGCACCTTTGTCGCAAGCCTGGGGGTCATTGAGGATGGAGACTGGAAGAAGGTCACCTTCATCAAGGACGGCCGGGAGGATGAGGACATGCTGCGGACTGTAAGTGTGCTTAAGAGCTTCGCCTGGGTGACGATGATTCGTGATTTGCGTGTACAGCGGCTGCAGAAGAGGAGCGAATGGATTCTGCGGCGCCTCTGGGGCGCATTCAACGATCCGGACACGTCCAAGGCGATTATTCCCTCCGATTGGCTGCAGCGCTTCGAGAAGGACCAACGACAGCAGAAGCCGATCTGGACCTGGGAGCATATGGTGATCGATTATATCGCAGGCATGACCGATGCTTTTGCCGAGAAAATATACAATGAATTGTACGGACTTAAGGTAGGCTCCATTTATGATTTGGATTAA
- a CDS encoding methyl-accepting chemotaxis protein encodes MSTELITSEKNKKRFTGKLGRSVQKRMESIGFKMAAGYAALALFVILIGGISLFQMYQMQDNTSAIVEQVLPDMDKIQEINYATEHIMAISLQHFQSKDQAVKQKLEQERDQFIHKVAGTMKSYEQSLDLQAQTEQFQSLRKKWDEYMMMNSQAVKLSAEGDQELALEVSNKGVAAFNSMQVDLEALVKHSQDEAAVLGALSVSKFHTSRTLIYIIVTVVLLIIAGLNLVIHRNMIKPLKQVTGHLKHISAGDLTQPDTLITNTDEVGQLGATVNEMNKALLGIVQQIRGVSQGIGGQSETLQQAILETKEGGLQIAATMEELAAGSASQAEAAVDASKAVDDLNALIEDFAGKGQELSLHSHEVSLQGEKGRTLMDSSVAQMEQISRAVAQSMIRVEELNLKNQGIFQLVGSIRNIAEQTHLLAINAAIEAARAGEQGRGFAVVAMEVRKLSEEVQQTVAEITGITEGIQQDSRDVVEQLEAGVSQTEEGSRQIRLTGEALGEINRSVGRMAATIDAMGAELQLMNEASESMKDFSQHTSALSQQSAAGVEETSASALQQVKATDDLAGGIEYLKQLSGELEESVTRFKV; translated from the coding sequence ATGAGTACAGAACTGATAACTTCAGAAAAGAACAAAAAACGTTTCACAGGAAAGCTTGGCAGATCTGTGCAAAAGCGCATGGAAAGCATTGGTTTCAAAATGGCAGCAGGTTATGCAGCATTGGCCCTGTTTGTGATCCTGATCGGCGGAATCTCGCTGTTCCAGATGTACCAAATGCAAGATAATACCAGCGCCATTGTAGAGCAGGTCTTGCCCGATATGGACAAGATTCAGGAGATCAATTATGCCACGGAGCATATTATGGCTATAAGCCTGCAGCATTTCCAAAGCAAGGATCAGGCGGTAAAACAAAAGCTGGAGCAGGAAAGAGATCAATTTATCCACAAAGTCGCAGGAACGATGAAGAGCTACGAACAATCCCTCGACCTTCAAGCGCAGACGGAGCAATTTCAGAGCTTGCGCAAAAAATGGGATGAGTACATGATGATGAATTCTCAAGCGGTGAAGCTTAGCGCCGAAGGCGATCAGGAGCTGGCTCTGGAGGTGTCGAACAAGGGAGTCGCCGCCTTTAATTCCATGCAGGTTGATCTGGAGGCATTGGTTAAGCACAGCCAGGATGAAGCAGCAGTCTTGGGAGCCCTGTCCGTAAGCAAGTTTCACACGTCTCGCACCCTGATCTACATCATTGTAACAGTAGTGCTTCTTATCATAGCGGGACTTAACCTGGTGATTCACCGCAATATGATCAAACCGCTTAAGCAAGTAACAGGGCATCTGAAGCATATCTCGGCCGGTGATCTGACTCAACCGGATACACTGATTACAAATACAGATGAAGTGGGTCAGCTGGGAGCAACGGTGAATGAAATGAACAAGGCTCTGCTGGGCATTGTGCAGCAGATCAGAGGAGTGTCGCAAGGAATCGGCGGACAGAGTGAAACCTTACAGCAGGCGATACTGGAGACCAAGGAAGGCGGTCTGCAGATCGCAGCCACCATGGAAGAACTGGCAGCCGGCTCTGCCAGCCAGGCCGAGGCGGCTGTGGACGCTTCCAAGGCGGTCGATGATCTGAACGCGCTGATTGAGGATTTTGCAGGCAAAGGGCAAGAGCTGTCGCTTCATTCCCATGAGGTATCGCTCCAAGGGGAGAAGGGCCGGACTTTAATGGACAGCTCTGTGGCGCAGATGGAGCAGATTTCCCGTGCTGTAGCCCAATCCATGATAAGAGTAGAAGAGCTGAATCTCAAGAATCAAGGCATCTTCCAGCTGGTTGGCTCCATCCGCAATATAGCAGAGCAGACCCATCTGCTGGCGATTAACGCAGCCATTGAAGCCGCCCGGGCCGGTGAGCAAGGCCGCGGGTTCGCGGTGGTCGCCATGGAGGTCCGCAAGCTGTCTGAAGAGGTTCAGCAGACGGTTGCCGAGATTACGGGCATTACCGAGGGCATTCAGCAGGACTCACGGGATGTGGTAGAACAGCTGGAGGCTGGCGTATCCCAAACGGAAGAAGGCAGCCGTCAAATTAGGCTGACCGGTGAGGCATTGGGAGAGATCAACAGATCTGTCGGCAGAATGGCGGCAACCATAGATGCGATGGGGGCTGAGCTGCAGTTGATGAACGAGGCCAGTGAATCGATGAAGGATTTCAGCCAGCATACCTCAGCATTATCCCAGCAATCGGCGGCCGGTGTTGAGGAAACCTCGGCCTCTGCGCTTCAACAGGTCAAGGCCACCGATGATTTGGCCGGAGGAATTGAATATTTGAAGCAGCTGAGCGGTGAGCTTGAAGAATCCGTAACCCGCTTCAAGGTATAA
- a CDS encoding D-2-hydroxyacid dehydrogenase, which produces MTKSIVCLQKLTSEQQECIRAAAPGYTLLQGDTKQPDLQQLAEAEIIIGWAKGISDTVLQPDSPLRWVQAWSAGVEKMPLGKLEERGILLTNSSGVHAQPIAAVIFGFMLLFTRNLHTAVRNQQKRHWGSEGSESELTGKTAVIAGTGSIGSETARIAKAFHMKTLGISRSGKSAEHFDRVVSTRQLQDAVGEGDFIINTLPLTDETTQLFDATVFSAFKQGSYYINIGRGATTNTEALLEALNSGRLRGAGLDVFEQEPLPEDHPLWAMEQVVITPHNAGTTDRYADRVVEIVTDNLKTYLESGKLARNQVDYSRQY; this is translated from the coding sequence ATGACTAAATCCATTGTTTGTTTACAGAAGCTCACATCCGAGCAGCAAGAGTGCATCCGAGCTGCCGCGCCGGGTTATACACTTCTGCAAGGAGACACCAAGCAGCCCGATCTTCAGCAACTTGCCGAAGCGGAGATTATAATTGGCTGGGCCAAAGGCATCAGTGATACGGTACTGCAGCCTGATTCCCCGCTGCGCTGGGTACAGGCCTGGTCGGCCGGCGTGGAGAAGATGCCACTCGGCAAGCTGGAAGAGCGCGGCATTCTGCTGACCAATTCCAGCGGAGTTCACGCCCAGCCCATTGCTGCGGTCATCTTCGGGTTCATGCTGCTCTTCACCCGCAACCTGCATACAGCCGTGCGCAATCAACAGAAACGCCATTGGGGCTCGGAGGGCAGTGAGAGCGAGCTCACCGGCAAAACAGCCGTTATTGCCGGCACCGGCTCCATCGGCAGCGAAACGGCCCGCATTGCCAAGGCCTTCCACATGAAGACGCTCGGGATCAGCCGTTCCGGCAAGTCTGCCGAGCACTTTGACCGCGTGGTCTCCACCAGACAATTGCAAGATGCCGTCGGTGAAGGGGATTTCATCATCAACACCCTGCCGCTCACAGACGAAACCACGCAGCTGTTCGATGCCACTGTCTTCTCGGCCTTCAAGCAAGGCTCGTATTACATTAATATCGGGCGGGGAGCGACAACGAACACCGAGGCGCTCCTGGAGGCCCTTAACAGCGGCCGACTGCGCGGAGCAGGGCTTGACGTGTTCGAGCAGGAACCGCTGCCTGAGGATCACCCGCTCTGGGCGATGGAGCAGGTGGTTATCACCCCGCATAATGCAGGAACAACGGATCGTTACGCGGACCGGGTCGTTGAGATTGTTACAGACAACCTGAAGACATATCTGGAATCAGGCAAGCTTGCCCGCAACCAGGTAGATTACAGCCGCCAGTATTAA
- the thpR gene encoding RNA 2',3'-cyclic phosphodiesterase, with amino-acid sequence MEMKGINDETERLFIAVPLPRELQGIVGEQCGRLSRKLQFAKWTHPQDYHITLQFMGDIPIRNIPPLLEALQEAEKGMKPFKLSLHTWGIFGLPEAPRVLWAGISGELDKLEELHRSVTNTTRLLGYSNEARPYKPHLTLARKYRDPEPFTAARLADTLGSGADSALPGGGEDWTVDRFVVYATRMNAVPMYEMIENMTFF; translated from the coding sequence ATGGAAATGAAGGGAATCAATGACGAAACCGAACGTTTATTTATAGCTGTGCCCTTACCCCGTGAACTGCAGGGGATTGTGGGTGAGCAGTGCGGCAGACTGTCCCGGAAGCTGCAGTTTGCCAAATGGACACATCCGCAGGATTATCATATTACTTTGCAATTTATGGGGGATATTCCAATTCGCAATATTCCGCCCTTACTAGAAGCGCTCCAAGAGGCTGAAAAGGGTATGAAGCCCTTCAAGCTATCCCTGCACACGTGGGGAATCTTTGGTCTTCCTGAAGCACCACGTGTGCTATGGGCCGGGATTTCCGGTGAGCTCGACAAGCTGGAGGAGCTGCATCGGTCGGTAACTAACACTACCCGTCTATTGGGTTATTCAAACGAGGCAAGACCCTATAAACCGCATCTGACCCTTGCCCGAAAATATCGCGATCCCGAGCCATTTACCGCCGCCAGGCTTGCCGACACCCTAGGTTCTGGAGCTGATTCTGCTCTGCCTGGCGGGGGTGAAGACTGGACGGTTGACAGGTTTGTGGTGTATGCTACCAGGATGAATGCCGTTCCTATGTATGAAATGATCGAAAATATGACATTTTTCTAA
- a CDS encoding cell wall hydrolase codes for MLIFKQNRYIALLVGVILVCFSAISLMSYGQVAEGGVQETTAKLANKPSTTASGLLRTSLLPDRTRTAAQQSKLKAAVIQLSPAWTPEHHVEMLSYKDLEILKQQKLAREKASQAQAVMSATKAAALKAKQQAQTVTKGSQTASKKVAASLQHPPTTLFFTRTKLLPQDQQSKATWNYTVSDEDLLLLQKIVMAEAEGEPYQGKVAVANVVLNRLRSANFPDTIYKVIYQKSQFSPVANGRLKRVKPNKDSVQAVNAALSGVKEVTDDTYFFLSLTLAQDLTVHHSQTYAKTIGNHTFYK; via the coding sequence ATGTTAATTTTTAAACAAAACCGCTATATTGCGCTGTTGGTGGGCGTAATCCTAGTGTGTTTCTCTGCTATAAGTTTAATGAGTTACGGACAGGTTGCCGAGGGTGGAGTGCAGGAAACAACGGCAAAGCTTGCCAATAAGCCGTCCACTACTGCTTCCGGACTGCTTCGCACTTCGCTGCTTCCAGACAGGACCCGCACAGCGGCACAGCAGTCGAAGCTGAAAGCCGCTGTAATCCAGCTTAGTCCCGCATGGACCCCTGAGCATCATGTGGAAATGCTCAGCTATAAGGATCTGGAGATCCTGAAGCAGCAGAAGCTGGCCCGCGAGAAGGCCAGTCAGGCCCAAGCTGTCATGAGCGCAACCAAAGCCGCTGCGCTCAAAGCGAAGCAGCAGGCCCAAACCGTAACGAAGGGGAGTCAGACCGCAAGCAAGAAGGTCGCGGCATCTCTGCAACATCCCCCCACCACATTGTTCTTCACTCGGACCAAGCTATTACCCCAGGATCAGCAGAGCAAAGCTACCTGGAACTACACAGTATCCGACGAAGACCTGCTTCTGCTGCAGAAGATTGTTATGGCAGAAGCGGAAGGCGAACCGTACCAGGGCAAAGTGGCAGTTGCCAACGTTGTTCTGAACCGGCTGCGGTCAGCCAATTTTCCCGACACGATTTACAAGGTTATCTATCAAAAAAGCCAGTTCAGTCCAGTGGCGAACGGGCGTCTTAAGCGTGTCAAACCGAATAAGGACAGCGTACAAGCAGTGAACGCCGCACTCTCAGGAGTGAAGGAGGTCACAGATGATACGTACTTCTTTCTGTCGCTTACGCTTGCGCAGGATCTGACGGTTCATCATTCACAGACCTATGCCAAAACGATTGGCAATCATACCTTCTACAAATAA
- a CDS encoding metal-dependent hydrolase → MKITYYGHSALLVETAAANVIIDPFLSGNPNSGISPAEITVDAVLLTHAHSDHLGDAVEIAIQNDCPIFAVFELAEYCKSKGAKVVHMNIGGAQERSGIRVKYTQALHSSSITEGDSWIYGGVAAGILLTVEGKTLFHAGDTALFSDLRLIGERHAIDLAALPIGDVLTMGPDDALLAARWLRADKVIPLHYNTFPDIAQDGEEFCDRLRQEGVEGFPLKAGESVEI, encoded by the coding sequence ATGAAAATCACATATTATGGACATTCCGCCCTGCTAGTAGAGACAGCGGCTGCCAACGTGATCATTGATCCTTTTCTATCGGGTAATCCCAATTCGGGCATTTCTCCCGCAGAAATTACAGTAGATGCCGTCCTGCTGACCCATGCCCATTCCGATCATCTGGGCGATGCTGTCGAAATCGCTATACAGAATGACTGCCCGATCTTTGCTGTATTCGAGCTTGCCGAATATTGTAAATCCAAGGGAGCCAAGGTAGTGCATATGAATATTGGCGGCGCACAGGAGCGCTCCGGGATTCGTGTGAAATACACGCAGGCCCTGCATTCCTCCTCCATCACGGAAGGAGATTCCTGGATCTATGGCGGCGTAGCTGCGGGCATCCTGCTGACGGTTGAAGGGAAGACGCTCTTCCATGCGGGCGACACGGCGCTGTTCAGCGATCTGCGCCTGATCGGCGAGCGCCATGCGATTGATCTGGCAGCCCTGCCGATTGGCGATGTGCTGACCATGGGACCGGACGACGCCCTGCTTGCGGCGCGCTGGCTGCGGGCGGACAAGGTGATTCCGTTGCACTATAATACCTTTCCCGACATTGCCCAGGATGGCGAGGAGTTCTGCGACCGCCTCCGCCAGGAGGGAGTCGAGGGCTTCCCGCTTAAGGCGGGGGAGAGTGTGGAGATCTAA
- a CDS encoding transposase, translating to MSGTRKSYNDEFKRQTVKYIQEQTKTVAELALELDIPAKTLHQWLGKYRQFPDEPVANAERIRELERLLQEQEQINADLTEEIAIVKKAVHIFSKPKN from the coding sequence ATGAGTGGAACACGGAAAAGCTATAATGACGAATTCAAAAGACAGACGGTAAAGTATATCCAAGAACAGACGAAGACGGTGGCGGAACTGGCCCTGGAACTGGATATCCCAGCGAAAACCCTGCATCAATGGTTAGGGAAGTACCGGCAGTTCCCCGACGAACCGGTAGCCAATGCAGAGCGCATTCGGGAACTGGAACGGCTCTTACAAGAACAAGAGCAAATCAATGCTGACCTGACCGAGGAGATCGCCATCGTAAAAAAAGCCGTGCACATCTTCAGCAAACCAAAGAACTGA
- a CDS encoding IS3 family transposase, giving the protein MPTKLPVAPNLLNQQFATAKPNQTWVTDITYIPCREGRMYLASVLDLCTREIVGWRLSDRMTTDLVLGALDDAYTAKRPGKGLIHHSDRGSQYASADYRKRLVKYRMKASMSRKGNCYDNACIESFHSLLKKEFVYCTRFKTKQQAYDEIFQYIEFFYNLKRIHGSLGYVSPAQFAATFKKKKSV; this is encoded by the coding sequence ATTCCAACCAAGTTACCGGTTGCACCAAATCTGCTGAACCAGCAATTTGCTACGGCCAAACCGAACCAGACCTGGGTGACAGACATTACCTACATTCCCTGCCGCGAGGGCCGGATGTACCTGGCCAGCGTACTCGACCTGTGCACCCGGGAAATCGTCGGTTGGAGGCTGAGTGACCGGATGACTACGGACCTCGTTCTAGGCGCCCTGGACGACGCCTACACAGCCAAACGGCCTGGTAAAGGGCTGATTCATCATTCGGATCGCGGGTCCCAATATGCTTCTGCCGACTACCGCAAGCGCTTGGTGAAATACCGCATGAAGGCCAGCATGAGCCGTAAAGGCAACTGTTATGACAACGCCTGTATCGAGTCTTTTCACAGCCTGTTGAAAAAAGAGTTTGTGTACTGTACCCGGTTCAAAACCAAGCAGCAAGCCTATGATGAAATCTTCCAGTATATCGAATTTTTTTACAATCTCAAACGAATCCACGGTTCGTTAGGCTACGTTTCCCCTGCCCAATTCGCAGCCACATTTAAAAAGAAGAAGTCGGTATAA
- a CDS encoding MGDG synthase family glycosyltransferase, with amino-acid sequence MRKKRVLLFSEGFGTGHTGAAYALAEGIKLLNPDVQCRVIELGKFLNPTVAPWILSAYRKTVSSQPRLVGMMYKTQYNRSLTRLTKLALHRIFYTHASQVIEQLKPDLIICTHPIPAAVISRLKRRGLDVPLYTLITDYDAHGSWVNAEVNRYLVSTPRVKSILTGRGISPKLVTVTGIPVHPKFWERANKTLLRKELGLADIPTVLIMGGGWGMMFGKDVMRSLTARMDEIQLIFCMGSNEKLMAKMQANPLLNHPNVKILGYSSEINKLMDASDLLITKPGGMTCTEGQAKGIPMLFYKAIPGQEEKNCQYFVELGLAEVLDSAVVNKWFSMLLQEYAALEELRRRRTSPERYEPRNCATAVLELLGKPAVGVTAMQEQRSQARNEEAVYVTP; translated from the coding sequence ATGCGAAAGAAAAGAGTACTGCTGTTTTCGGAAGGCTTCGGTACGGGCCACACAGGGGCAGCCTATGCTCTCGCTGAAGGAATTAAGCTGCTGAACCCGGACGTTCAATGCCGAGTGATTGAGCTGGGCAAGTTCCTTAACCCTACCGTCGCTCCCTGGATTCTTTCCGCTTACCGCAAAACAGTCAGCAGCCAGCCAAGGCTGGTAGGCATGATGTATAAGACACAATATAACCGATCTCTGACCCGGTTGACCAAGCTGGCGCTTCACCGGATTTTTTATACACATGCCTCACAGGTTATTGAACAGTTGAAGCCTGATCTCATTATCTGTACACATCCGATCCCGGCAGCCGTCATCTCCAGATTGAAGCGTCGGGGGCTGGATGTGCCGCTCTATACGCTGATTACAGATTATGATGCCCATGGCAGCTGGGTCAATGCAGAGGTCAACCGTTACCTGGTATCTACCCCACGGGTCAAGTCGATTCTTACCGGACGCGGGATCTCTCCCAAGCTGGTGACCGTAACCGGCATCCCCGTGCATCCGAAGTTCTGGGAGCGCGCCAACAAAACCTTGCTGCGCAAGGAGCTGGGTCTGGCCGATATCCCTACCGTGCTGATTATGGGCGGCGGCTGGGGCATGATGTTCGGCAAAGATGTGATGAGGTCGCTTACCGCCAGGATGGATGAGATTCAGCTGATCTTCTGCATGGGCAGCAATGAGAAGCTGATGGCCAAAATGCAGGCTAACCCCCTGCTTAATCATCCCAATGTGAAGATACTCGGCTACAGCAGCGAGATCAACAAGCTGATGGATGCGTCCGATCTGCTGATCACGAAGCCGGGGGGCATGACTTGTACAGAAGGCCAAGCTAAAGGAATCCCTATGCTGTTCTACAAGGCCATTCCAGGGCAGGAGGAGAAGAACTGCCAGTATTTCGTCGAGCTTGGTTTGGCCGAGGTGCTGGATTCGGCAGTCGTGAACAAATGGTTCTCCATGCTGCTGCAGGAATATGCCGCTCTGGAGGAGCTGCGCAGACGCCGGACCTCTCCGGAGCGTTATGAGCCGCGCAACTGTGCCACAGCCGTGCTGGAGCTGCTGGGCAAGCCTGCTGTCGGCGTCACCGCGATGCAGGAGCAGCGTTCTCAGGCGCGCAATGAAGAAGCCGTATATGTTACGCCGTAG
- a CDS encoding TetR/AcrR family transcriptional regulator, whose amino-acid sequence MAVVDRRQQVLQAATKSFSLFGYKATTMDQVAKIANVGKGTIYTFFTNKEQLFDEILRDVTAEMKIIADREIRRDKPFFDNLHRVLDALLEFRSEHELFIKLSQEKLEFGTPQAGEGLGKIENVVLEYLEREVEYAISQGEIKNCNPKIVSVVMFRLYIVLTAELSQMQVQLDKEQIKSYFHLFLAEGLAQGSVGR is encoded by the coding sequence GTGGCTGTAGTAGACCGAAGGCAGCAGGTGCTTCAAGCAGCAACCAAATCGTTCTCCTTGTTTGGTTATAAAGCAACCACCATGGATCAGGTAGCTAAGATCGCCAACGTCGGCAAAGGGACTATCTACACCTTTTTTACGAATAAGGAGCAGCTGTTTGATGAGATTCTGCGCGATGTAACGGCAGAGATGAAGATTATCGCGGATCGTGAGATTAGACGTGACAAGCCTTTTTTTGACAACCTGCACCGGGTGCTGGATGCCTTGCTTGAATTCCGCAGTGAACATGAGCTGTTCATCAAGCTCTCCCAGGAGAAACTTGAATTCGGAACGCCGCAGGCAGGAGAAGGGCTTGGCAAGATTGAGAATGTGGTGCTAGAGTATCTGGAGCGTGAAGTGGAATACGCAATTAGTCAGGGAGAGATCAAAAACTGCAACCCCAAGATTGTATCGGTGGTCATGTTCAGACTGTATATTGTGCTGACTGCTGAATTGAGCCAAATGCAGGTGCAGCTTGACAAGGAACAGATCAAATCGTATTTTCATCTGTTTCTGGCCGAAGGCCTGGCACAAGGATCTGTAGGCAGATAA